The following proteins are encoded in a genomic region of Verrucomicrobiia bacterium:
- a CDS encoding type II secretion system protein, translating into MDRKYFQPSRTAAFTLIELLVVISIIGVLAGLVVGLAPAVNRRMKEARIRTEMTALVGAIEAYKSKFGVYPPDNYDPVRRQSNPAQHSLFYELTGVLADNQNRQLVTSDDAQVIDPDVFLRFFGREGVLNSAPRVFGGPNDQVRLDREQMKLLMRREFKPSQFAELFRSRNTPGYADLEVLAVGHSGDASGKRGTGVPWPPGIAPHLHPVPTNPGLNPWRYVSTNPTNNPGRYDLWAELPVGRSADPLIIGNW; encoded by the coding sequence ATGGATCGCAAGTACTTCCAGCCCTCCCGGACCGCGGCCTTCACCCTGATCGAGCTGCTGGTGGTGATCTCGATCATCGGGGTGCTGGCCGGGCTGGTGGTGGGGTTGGCGCCGGCGGTGAACCGCCGGATGAAGGAGGCGCGGATCCGCACCGAAATGACCGCGCTCGTCGGGGCCATCGAGGCCTACAAGTCCAAATTCGGGGTGTACCCTCCGGACAACTACGACCCGGTCCGCCGGCAAAGCAATCCGGCGCAGCATTCCCTATTCTATGAATTGACCGGCGTGCTGGCGGACAATCAGAACCGCCAACTCGTCACCTCCGACGACGCCCAAGTCATTGATCCCGATGTGTTTCTCCGGTTTTTTGGACGCGAGGGGGTTTTGAACAGCGCTCCACGGGTCTTTGGCGGCCCCAACGACCAGGTGCGCCTGGATCGGGAGCAAATGAAGCTCCTGATGCGCCGGGAGTTCAAGCCCTCCCAGTTCGCCGAGCTGTTTCGCAGCCGGAACACCCCGGGGTACGCGGATCTTGAGGTCCTTGCCGTAGGGCACTCCGGGGATGCCTCAGGAAAACGCGGCACCGGTGTCCCCTGGCCCCCGGGCATCGCCCCCCACCTGCATCCCGTGCCGACCAATCCAGGACTGAATCCCTGGCGGTATGTCTCGACCAATCCCACCAACAACCCCGGCCGCTATGACCTTTGGGCGGAACTGCCCGTGGGTCGCAGTGCAGACCCTTTGATCATCGGCAACTGGTAA
- a CDS encoding prepilin-type N-terminal cleavage/methylation domain-containing protein has product MRTVPFQAPRPRRRSLHGFSLLEMLVGIGILSVVVLALYALFDQTQKALRANINQVDVSEGGRSVMDLLVRDVRRAAVTGVTTNFVVDPVLRRGQVDIERVVPPGTNLVVMRTAAGLIGPRWATVFGDDWRRDTALHELFYLVEQQPGRWVGAGLFVAGEDPMTTVDGVGTLWRYEDENPMPVRGALAGNQVGILNNRFLNNTAYRTNHVSRLIDGVVFFRVTPFGPQGQPLDDKLLREIQLGRSAFPVPPDVVIGPGSGPPPFPVNGTFFRNRALPSAVEIELGILPTQLVEQYRNLDAPSVRERFLANNAPNVLVFRQRISLPAAPAQSR; this is encoded by the coding sequence ATGAGAACCGTCCCCTTCCAGGCCCCGCGTCCCCGCAGGCGCAGTCTCCATGGCTTTTCGCTGCTGGAGATGCTGGTGGGCATCGGGATCCTCTCGGTTGTGGTGCTGGCGTTGTATGCGCTGTTTGACCAGACCCAGAAGGCGCTCCGGGCGAACATCAACCAGGTGGATGTGTCGGAAGGAGGCCGTTCCGTGATGGACCTGCTGGTCCGGGATGTGCGGCGCGCCGCGGTGACGGGAGTCACCACAAACTTCGTCGTGGATCCTGTCCTGCGCCGGGGGCAGGTGGACATTGAGCGTGTGGTTCCGCCGGGCACCAACCTCGTCGTCATGCGGACCGCGGCCGGCCTGATCGGCCCCCGGTGGGCGACGGTATTTGGCGATGACTGGCGTCGCGACACGGCGCTGCACGAGCTCTTCTACCTGGTGGAACAGCAGCCTGGACGCTGGGTTGGCGCCGGCCTGTTCGTCGCGGGTGAGGACCCGATGACCACGGTGGACGGCGTGGGCACGCTCTGGCGCTATGAGGATGAAAACCCGATGCCCGTCCGGGGGGCGCTGGCCGGGAATCAGGTGGGGATTCTCAACAACCGGTTCCTCAACAACACCGCCTATCGCACCAATCACGTGAGCCGTCTGATTGACGGCGTGGTGTTTTTCCGGGTGACGCCGTTCGGCCCGCAGGGCCAGCCGCTGGACGACAAGCTGCTGCGGGAAATTCAGCTCGGGCGGTCCGCTTTTCCGGTGCCGCCGGACGTGGTGATCGGACCCGGATCCGGGCCGCCGCCGTTTCCGGTGAACGGCACGTTCTTCCGGAACCGGGCGCTGCCCTCGGCCGTGGAGATTGAACTTGGCATTCTGCCGACCCAGCTGGTCGAGCAATACCGGAATCTCGACGCCCCCTCGGTTCGCGAGCGGTTCCTCGCGAACAACGCGCCCAACGTCCTGGTCTTCCGCCAGCGAATCTCCCTGCCGGCCGCGCCGGCCCAGTCCCGATGA
- the tadA gene encoding Flp pilus assembly complex ATPase component TadA codes for MAAKDDYLIDTMLDTGLLAAEQVEEGRVEAEAAGEGVLDTLVKRGVLNGAVVTMAKATYFGVESVNLNELRISDEAIALVPRHVAKKFNVIPIGENDVGAVIVALSDPSDIDAVDGLRHALNRDVELRVTSAADIEEGLGKFYGGGGSGRDDGGIAKMIQDITEGEVEVSGLKGDVTQDTDVVDADAPIIRLVSQVIVDAFKKRASDIHLEPLAKRFRLRFRIDGVCVEQPDLPKRLQAPILARLKIQSGMSIAERRVPQDGRINTNVGGKTIDLRVNSIPTQHGESIVMRILDKSGLRLGLAELGFFADDQATFERLIGLPDGILLVTGPTGSGKTTTLYSCLHYINRPDRKIITVEDPVEYMLAGINQVQVHEHIGFTFAAALRSMLRQSPNVIMLGEIRDLETATIAINASLTGHLVFSTLHTNDAPSAVTRLIDIGVKPFLVASSARCFMAQRLVRKVCKSCGAPMELPEKDAKALGITPEQLAQGTPRKGRGCSECNKTGCRGRFGIFEIFIVNDEVRRLIFDKVPSNVLRKKALELGMRTLREDGTRKVLAGLTTVDEVIRATVSEH; via the coding sequence GTGGCTGCCAAGGACGATTACCTGATTGATACGATGCTCGACACGGGCCTGCTCGCCGCGGAGCAGGTCGAGGAGGGGCGCGTCGAGGCGGAGGCCGCCGGGGAGGGGGTGCTCGACACCCTGGTGAAGCGGGGGGTGCTGAACGGTGCGGTGGTCACCATGGCCAAGGCCACCTACTTCGGGGTGGAATCGGTGAACCTCAATGAACTGCGGATCTCGGACGAGGCGATTGCGCTGGTTCCGAGGCACGTCGCCAAAAAATTCAACGTCATCCCCATCGGGGAAAACGATGTCGGCGCGGTGATCGTCGCCTTGAGCGATCCGTCCGACATTGACGCCGTGGACGGCCTGCGCCACGCCCTGAATCGAGACGTCGAACTGCGGGTGACCAGCGCCGCGGACATTGAGGAGGGCCTGGGGAAGTTTTACGGCGGCGGCGGCAGCGGACGTGATGACGGCGGCATCGCGAAGATGATCCAGGACATCACCGAGGGGGAGGTCGAGGTCAGTGGACTCAAGGGGGATGTCACGCAAGACACCGACGTGGTGGACGCCGATGCCCCGATCATCCGGCTCGTGAGCCAGGTGATCGTGGATGCGTTCAAGAAGCGGGCGTCGGACATCCATCTTGAGCCCCTCGCCAAACGGTTCCGGCTCCGGTTCCGCATTGATGGCGTGTGCGTGGAACAGCCGGATCTGCCGAAGCGGCTCCAGGCCCCCATCCTGGCCCGGCTGAAGATCCAGTCGGGCATGAGCATCGCCGAGCGGCGCGTCCCGCAGGACGGGCGCATCAACACGAACGTCGGCGGCAAGACGATTGACCTGCGCGTCAACTCGATTCCCACGCAGCATGGCGAATCCATCGTCATGCGTATTCTCGACAAGTCCGGGTTGCGGCTGGGGCTTGCCGAGCTGGGCTTCTTTGCCGATGACCAGGCGACCTTCGAGCGGTTGATCGGGCTTCCGGACGGGATTCTGCTGGTTACGGGACCCACCGGCTCGGGCAAGACCACCACGCTCTATTCCTGCCTCCACTACATCAACCGGCCCGACCGCAAGATCATCACGGTCGAGGATCCGGTGGAATACATGCTGGCGGGGATCAACCAGGTTCAGGTGCACGAGCACATCGGGTTCACCTTCGCCGCGGCCCTGCGCTCCATGCTGCGCCAGTCGCCGAACGTGATCATGCTGGGGGAAATCCGCGACCTGGAGACGGCCACGATCGCCATCAATGCCTCGCTCACCGGTCACCTGGTCTTCTCGACGCTTCACACGAACGACGCGCCGTCAGCGGTGACGCGGCTGATTGACATCGGCGTCAAACCGTTTCTGGTGGCGTCCTCGGCGCGCTGCTTCATGGCGCAGCGGCTCGTCCGCAAGGTGTGCAAGAGCTGCGGGGCGCCCATGGAGCTTCCGGAGAAGGATGCCAAGGCGTTGGGCATCACCCCGGAACAGCTCGCCCAGGGAACCCCGCGCAAGGGCCGGGGTTGCAGCGAATGCAACAAGACCGGATGCCGGGGCCGATTCGGGATCTTCGAAATCTTCATCGTCAATGACGAGGTCCGCCGCCTGATTTTCGACAAGGTGCCGTCCAACGTGCTCCGCAAGAAGGCGCTCGAGCTGGGGATGCGCACCCTGCGCGAGGATGGCACCCGCAAGGTGCTCGCCGGCCTCACCACCGTGGACGAAGTCATCCGGGCCACGGTCAGCGAGCATTGA
- a CDS encoding type II secretion system F family protein has translation MPKFQYVAMDSRGKEQKGTLEVASQADAINRLKEMGYFPTKVIEAEKPKDKKDAKKGGGGGGGGGGGKKRAGSINIKIPGFGGKVKTKVLTTFTRQLATLVDAGLPLLRGLRVLQKQEKNPTLRNTIDDLSLSIEGGSTFSEGLAQHPKIFNRLFVNMVKAGELGGVLEVVLNRLAEFMEKAEKIKGKVVAAMFYPAAVMTVAVAILGLLMVVVVPKFRTIFADLLGDGQMPGFTEFVLSISDAIKTKTILLGEAAPMGLPVFPGPVIWIIVGIIIAFKVGVRTKKGRWLWDKSKLHLPVVGGVISKVAVSRFCRTLGTLVSSGVPILQALNIVRETAGNVVVANAVQSVHESVKEGETITAPLEKSGVFPPMVISMVDVGEQTGALPEMLLKIADTYDDEVDNAVAAMTSLLEPIMIVFLAVIVGSIVIALFLPLISLIDKLGGSDGGGAGD, from the coding sequence ATGCCCAAGTTTCAGTACGTCGCCATGGACTCCCGTGGCAAGGAGCAGAAAGGGACCCTGGAAGTGGCCTCTCAGGCCGATGCCATCAACCGCCTGAAGGAGATGGGCTACTTCCCGACCAAGGTGATTGAGGCCGAAAAGCCCAAGGACAAGAAGGACGCGAAGAAGGGCGGCGGTGGAGGCGGTGGCGGCGGAGGCGGGAAAAAGAGGGCCGGCAGCATCAACATCAAGATCCCGGGGTTCGGCGGGAAGGTGAAGACCAAGGTGCTGACCACCTTCACCCGTCAGCTGGCGACCTTGGTGGATGCCGGTCTCCCCCTGCTGCGGGGCCTTCGGGTGCTCCAGAAGCAGGAAAAAAATCCCACCCTGCGCAACACAATTGACGATTTGTCGCTGTCCATCGAAGGGGGCAGCACGTTCTCGGAGGGGCTGGCGCAGCATCCGAAAATCTTCAACCGCCTGTTTGTCAACATGGTCAAGGCCGGCGAGTTGGGCGGCGTGCTCGAGGTGGTGCTGAACCGGCTCGCCGAGTTCATGGAGAAGGCCGAGAAGATCAAGGGCAAGGTGGTTGCCGCCATGTTCTACCCGGCCGCGGTCATGACCGTCGCGGTCGCAATCCTGGGTCTGCTGATGGTGGTCGTGGTGCCCAAGTTCCGGACGATTTTCGCCGACCTCCTCGGTGATGGACAAATGCCGGGCTTCACGGAGTTCGTGCTGTCCATCTCCGACGCGATCAAGACCAAGACCATCCTCCTGGGCGAGGCGGCCCCCATGGGCCTGCCGGTGTTCCCCGGCCCTGTCATCTGGATCATCGTCGGCATCATCATCGCGTTCAAGGTGGGGGTCCGCACCAAGAAGGGCCGATGGCTGTGGGACAAGTCCAAGCTGCACCTTCCGGTGGTCGGCGGCGTCATCAGCAAGGTGGCCGTCTCCCGCTTCTGCCGCACCCTGGGGACGCTGGTCAGTTCTGGTGTGCCGATCCTCCAAGCGTTGAACATCGTCCGCGAGACCGCCGGCAACGTGGTGGTGGCCAACGCCGTGCAGTCCGTGCACGAAAGCGTCAAGGAGGGCGAAACCATCACGGCGCCCTTGGAGAAATCCGGGGTGTTCCCGCCCATGGTGATCTCCATGGTGGACGTCGGCGAGCAGACCGGTGCGCTTCCGGAAATGCTTCTGAAAATCGCCGACACCTATGACGATGAGGTGGACAATGCCGTTGCCGCCATGACGTCACTGCTCGAGCCAATCATGATCGTCTTCCTCGCCGTGATCGTGGGCAGCATTGTGATCGCGCTGTTTCTTCCGCTGATCTCCCTCATTGACAAGCTGGGCGGCAGCGATGGCGGTGGTGCGGGGGATTGA
- a CDS encoding PQQ-binding-like beta-propeller repeat protein, with product MVRPSPEPPAGRTFCGRPVRWITWLLLTAVPLWLNGVLGAVAEGTGDPISMVVMDPLAAELACVCVKGHGQRNYRRLASRLEHSLQERIGIEFSDDLKDTLAHGGVSSQLILIGDRSLVNHAAEQVGLKCRPLCELTDRDGTTSQPAVFLARSDDAVRSLSDLAGRTLLFGLPPADARHAAALRALRGAGVEASVTLELRDTFSTAALDLLDAETAPLPTIVVPGYALPMLEGCGTVPPGRLRVVGRSDPVPFTTVFVSEAVSAGRRTQLLKALLDVNQDSRLLALLESRDGFKVPPASAGPTTDWPDWRGPGRDGRVPRLPFRLPESPRVVWRKAATPEGLAGLSLRNGRLVVAGRDFADERDVYRCLDAETGRELWQVSFAAPGRLDYGQAPRATPMLDDERAYLLGAFGDLRCVRLTDGRVLWQRNLAGEFHGKIPTWGAAATPLLVDGLLIVNPGGPEAALAALDPATGKTHWTSPGNPAAYAAFLCGEFGGRRQLVGYDDRSLGGWDVQTGRRLWTLVPEHPGDFNVPTPVAAPGGLILSTENNGTRFHQFDPAGRILPHPTAVSETLAPDTATPVLGGGRLFGVHRGLHCLDVKQGLRTVWHLRDAALDEFGTLFSDGERVLAVALSGELILVDAQSDEARILSRARIFDNDVESYAHPALAGSRLFLRGGYSVVCVALDDP from the coding sequence ATGGTACGTCCATCGCCAGAACCACCGGCCGGGCGAACGTTCTGCGGGCGGCCGGTCCGCTGGATCACCTGGCTGCTCCTGACCGCGGTTCCGCTGTGGCTCAATGGGGTCTTGGGGGCGGTGGCGGAAGGGACGGGTGATCCGATTTCGATGGTGGTGATGGACCCGCTGGCCGCCGAACTGGCCTGTGTCTGCGTCAAAGGACACGGGCAGCGCAACTATCGCCGCCTGGCTTCGCGGCTGGAACACTCACTCCAGGAGCGCATCGGCATCGAGTTTTCCGACGATCTCAAGGACACACTGGCGCATGGCGGTGTCTCCAGTCAGCTGATCCTCATTGGGGATCGCTCGCTCGTGAATCACGCCGCGGAGCAGGTCGGATTGAAATGCCGGCCGCTGTGCGAATTGACTGACCGGGATGGAACGACATCGCAGCCGGCAGTGTTCCTGGCCCGGTCCGATGATGCCGTCCGCAGCCTTTCGGACCTCGCCGGGCGCACGCTGCTGTTCGGTCTGCCGCCCGCCGACGCCCGGCATGCCGCCGCCTTGCGCGCGCTCCGCGGCGCTGGCGTGGAGGCTTCCGTCACCCTGGAACTTCGCGACACCTTCTCCACCGCCGCGCTGGACCTATTGGACGCCGAAACCGCACCACTGCCGACGATCGTGGTGCCGGGTTACGCCCTTCCCATGCTGGAAGGCTGCGGCACCGTGCCCCCGGGTCGCCTGAGGGTGGTCGGACGTTCGGATCCGGTGCCGTTCACCACCGTGTTCGTCAGCGAAGCGGTGTCCGCCGGCCGCCGCACTCAACTGCTGAAGGCGCTGCTCGACGTCAACCAGGACTCGCGGCTTTTGGCGCTCCTGGAGAGCCGCGACGGCTTCAAAGTGCCGCCGGCCTCCGCCGGTCCAACCACGGACTGGCCGGATTGGCGGGGTCCGGGTCGCGACGGCCGGGTGCCACGGCTGCCCTTCCGGCTGCCAGAATCGCCACGGGTTGTGTGGCGAAAGGCTGCGACTCCCGAGGGCCTGGCCGGATTGAGCCTCCGCAACGGCCGGCTCGTTGTTGCCGGACGGGATTTCGCAGATGAACGGGACGTGTACCGCTGCCTGGATGCTGAAACGGGCCGCGAACTTTGGCAGGTGTCCTTCGCGGCACCCGGACGGCTGGACTACGGTCAGGCGCCCCGCGCCACCCCGATGCTCGACGACGAGCGCGCCTATCTGCTGGGGGCCTTCGGGGATCTCCGATGCGTCCGGCTGACGGATGGTCGGGTCCTGTGGCAGCGAAATCTGGCGGGTGAGTTTCATGGTAAAATCCCGACCTGGGGGGCTGCGGCCACGCCACTCCTGGTGGACGGCCTGCTCATCGTGAATCCCGGAGGTCCGGAAGCGGCGCTGGCCGCGCTGGACCCTGCAACGGGAAAGACCCACTGGACGTCCCCCGGGAATCCAGCGGCCTATGCCGCCTTCCTCTGCGGGGAGTTCGGCGGACGCCGCCAGCTGGTCGGTTACGACGACCGCTCGCTTGGAGGCTGGGACGTGCAGACCGGCAGACGCCTGTGGACCCTCGTCCCCGAGCACCCCGGTGACTTCAATGTGCCGACGCCGGTCGCCGCCCCTGGCGGGCTGATCCTCTCCACGGAGAACAATGGGACCCGATTCCATCAGTTCGACCCGGCGGGTCGGATCCTCCCGCATCCCACCGCGGTGAGCGAAACCCTGGCTCCGGATACAGCCACACCCGTGCTCGGTGGCGGCAGGCTGTTTGGGGTGCACCGGGGACTGCATTGCCTCGACGTGAAACAGGGACTGCGGACCGTGTGGCATCTTCGGGATGCCGCCCTCGATGAATTCGGCACCCTGTTCAGCGATGGGGAGCGGGTGCTGGCGGTTGCATTGAGCGGTGAGTTGATCCTTGTGGATGCCCAATCCGACGAGGCCCGCATTTTGTCCCGGGCCCGGATCTTCGATAATGATGTGGAATCGTACGCCCATCCCGCCCTCGCCGGCTCGCGCCTATTTCTAAGGGGCGGCTACAGCGTGGTGTGTGTCGCACTGGACGACCCCTGA
- the tadA gene encoding Flp pilus assembly complex ATPase component TadA, which produces MAEIVSDPLLLLLRERGMLDDLQTEEVVQEQARSGKPVAQIVQDYGLLDRDTVLQLMAEHMGTSVVELDLEAITPEVVATIPSESARMYQCMPVAIYGDSVQVALVDPLNPAVIDELGFTVKHEIQLVVADPGEVQKAIAKFYPAQSGTAYLDVLKELGGAGESSDDDDRPSGPDLRSEALNDAPIVKFVNLVLMQAVQDRASDIHFEPFEDEFKIRYRVDGALYEMAPPPKNLASPVTSRLKVMANLNISERRLPQDGRISVNIGGKQVDLRMSTLPTAFGESVVLRVLDRSAVNMELEALSLPPEIYEFTVETINQPNGIFAVTGPTGSGKTTTLYSALRRINTIDSKLLTVEDPVEFDIEGIMQVQTNESTGLTFMKALRAFLRQDPDVIMIGEMRDLETAQIAIQASLTGHLVLSTLHTNDSAGAVTRLVDMGVEPFLISSTLLGVLAQRLVRKICTQCRTPFEPTEMQLGQLGMSAHDLGDRTFFYGRGCPNCNDSGYKGRKGIYELLVVSDPIRNLINDRAPTVVIRQKAIELGMVTIRDDGLRNIYAGESTVEEVLKYT; this is translated from the coding sequence ATGGCCGAAATCGTCTCCGACCCCCTGCTGCTGCTGCTCCGGGAGCGCGGCATGCTCGATGACCTCCAGACGGAGGAGGTCGTCCAGGAGCAGGCGCGCAGCGGGAAGCCGGTGGCCCAGATCGTCCAGGACTACGGGTTGCTGGACCGGGATACGGTGCTGCAGTTGATGGCCGAACACATGGGGACCTCCGTGGTCGAACTCGACCTGGAGGCGATCACCCCGGAGGTCGTGGCCACGATCCCCTCCGAAAGCGCCCGCATGTACCAGTGCATGCCGGTGGCGATCTATGGCGACAGCGTCCAGGTGGCACTGGTGGACCCGCTGAACCCGGCGGTCATTGACGAGCTGGGATTCACGGTCAAGCACGAGATCCAGCTCGTCGTGGCCGATCCGGGGGAGGTTCAGAAGGCGATCGCCAAGTTTTATCCGGCCCAGTCCGGGACGGCGTATCTGGACGTCCTCAAGGAACTGGGAGGGGCGGGGGAGTCCTCCGACGACGACGACCGCCCGAGCGGACCGGACCTCCGATCGGAGGCGCTGAACGACGCGCCCATCGTCAAGTTCGTGAACCTGGTGCTGATGCAGGCCGTTCAGGACCGCGCCAGCGACATCCACTTCGAGCCCTTCGAGGACGAGTTCAAGATCCGGTACCGCGTGGACGGCGCCCTCTACGAGATGGCGCCCCCCCCGAAAAATCTCGCGAGCCCGGTGACCTCCCGGTTGAAGGTCATGGCCAACCTGAACATCTCGGAACGCCGATTGCCCCAGGATGGCCGCATCTCGGTCAACATCGGGGGAAAGCAGGTGGATCTGCGCATGTCCACGCTGCCCACGGCCTTCGGCGAGTCGGTTGTGCTTCGGGTGCTGGATCGCTCGGCGGTCAACATGGAGCTCGAGGCATTGAGTCTGCCGCCGGAAATCTACGAGTTCACGGTCGAGACGATCAACCAGCCCAACGGCATCTTCGCGGTCACGGGGCCGACGGGCTCCGGCAAGACCACGACGCTGTATTCCGCCCTCCGCCGGATCAACACCATTGACTCCAAGCTGTTGACGGTCGAGGACCCGGTCGAGTTCGACATCGAGGGCATCATGCAGGTCCAGACCAACGAGAGCACGGGGCTGACCTTCATGAAGGCCCTGCGCGCGTTCCTGCGCCAGGATCCGGACGTGATCATGATCGGCGAGATGCGTGACCTGGAAACGGCCCAGATTGCCATCCAGGCATCCCTGACCGGTCATCTCGTGCTGTCCACCCTGCACACCAACGACTCCGCGGGCGCCGTGACGCGGTTGGTGGACATGGGGGTCGAACCATTCCTGATTTCCTCCACGCTCCTGGGGGTGCTGGCCCAGCGCCTGGTCCGCAAGATCTGCACCCAGTGCCGGACGCCGTTCGAGCCGACGGAGATGCAGCTGGGGCAGCTTGGGATGTCCGCCCACGATCTGGGGGATCGCACGTTTTTCTACGGCCGGGGCTGCCCCAACTGCAACGACTCAGGCTACAAGGGCCGCAAGGGGATCTACGAGCTCCTCGTGGTCAGCGACCCCATCCGAAACCTCATCAACGACCGCGCCCCGACCGTGGTGATCCGACAAAAGGCGATTGAGCTTGGCATGGTGACCATTCGGGATGACGGTCTTCGCAACATTTACGCCGGTGAATCCACAGTGGAGGAAGTGTTGAAGTACACCTGA
- a CDS encoding prepilin-type N-terminal cleavage/methylation domain-containing protein, translated as MSELPPGLKADRIRRGGRQGSRAFTLTELLVVMAIISLIAFIAVPAFRGFGQENIIGSAQRQLQDDLAYARLQAIKNRAPVYLVFLQPPFQAEANFPRELAFAHQRLLQLPQGSEEDRRFRESALRVFTNVFPLQHSGYAIYTEASVGEQPGVRRRRYLTEWRSLPEGALFPTNGVQIELPPFASGIPGRVVLTNLSTLTVPFPVGPDRAGNALELPNVNLPAIGFDAQGRLYNFLPNGQPRGSGITLSDRFVAVGVGSAVFSRRFGPGQTNQFDFDAVPDVVETPRKNYTNHILRVSALTGRVKHQKPPQ; from the coding sequence ATGTCTGAACTTCCCCCAGGCTTGAAGGCGGACCGAATCCGGCGCGGTGGCCGGCAGGGTTCCCGTGCGTTCACGCTGACGGAGCTGCTGGTGGTGATGGCGATCATCTCGCTCATTGCGTTCATCGCCGTCCCGGCCTTTCGGGGGTTTGGTCAGGAGAACATCATCGGATCGGCGCAGCGGCAGCTCCAGGACGACCTCGCCTATGCCCGTCTGCAGGCGATCAAGAACCGGGCGCCGGTGTATCTGGTCTTCCTGCAGCCGCCCTTCCAGGCGGAGGCCAATTTCCCGCGTGAACTGGCCTTTGCGCACCAGCGTCTCCTGCAGCTGCCGCAGGGGTCCGAGGAAGACCGGCGCTTTCGCGAATCCGCGTTGCGCGTCTTCACCAATGTGTTTCCGCTCCAGCACTCGGGATACGCGATCTACACGGAGGCCAGCGTGGGCGAACAGCCGGGAGTGCGGCGCCGCCGGTATCTGACGGAATGGCGGTCGCTTCCGGAGGGGGCCCTGTTTCCCACAAACGGTGTGCAGATCGAGCTGCCCCCGTTTGCATCGGGGATCCCGGGCCGGGTGGTGCTGACCAACCTTTCGACGCTCACGGTGCCGTTTCCGGTCGGCCCCGATCGTGCGGGCAACGCCCTGGAGCTGCCCAACGTCAACCTGCCGGCAATCGGGTTCGACGCCCAGGGGCGCCTCTACAACTTCCTGCCCAACGGTCAGCCCCGTGGCAGCGGCATCACCCTCTCGGACCGCTTCGTCGCAGTCGGCGTTGGCAGCGCGGTGTTTTCAAGGAGGTTCGGACCCGGCCAGACCAACCAGTTCGATTTCGACGCCGTTCCGGACGTCGTGGAGACTCCGCGCAAAAACTACACCAACCACATTCTCCGGGTGTCGGCGCTGACCGGCCGGGTGAAACACCAGAAACCGCCGCAGTGA
- a CDS encoding type IV pilus twitching motility protein PilT, with the protein MSYQMSDLLQLMVSEGAADLHIRVGIPPVIRLHGILHRVEGPVLKPEDTEELMRSITSEDHIQQIREKGGADFGFAFGEMARFRVSAFKEKGNFALVLRQIPSKLLTMEQIGIPPSARELLWKPRGLILVTGPTGSGKTTTLASMINIINEEREEAHIITVEDPIEYYHKHKKAVVTQREVNVDVPNFAEALRRALRQDPDVILVGELRDLETMEAAITAAETGHLVFGTLHTTGAAKTIDRITNAFPTNQQEMIRIQLSTVLQAVISQLLLPRVDKPGRVAIFEIMVNTPSIGALIRDNKTFRIQSDIQTGAKFGMVTLDSFLIEKFEAGMIAEEEVITKAQDPATILQKLQELKAAKAAAAATENRR; encoded by the coding sequence ATGTCGTACCAGATGTCGGATTTGCTGCAGTTGATGGTCTCGGAGGGTGCCGCCGATCTTCACATCCGGGTGGGCATTCCGCCGGTCATCCGTTTGCACGGCATTCTGCACCGGGTGGAGGGTCCCGTGCTCAAGCCGGAAGACACCGAGGAACTGATGCGCTCCATCACGTCGGAGGACCACATCCAGCAGATTCGCGAAAAGGGGGGTGCCGACTTCGGGTTTGCGTTCGGCGAGATGGCCCGCTTCCGGGTCAGCGCGTTCAAGGAGAAGGGCAATTTCGCCCTCGTGTTGCGGCAGATCCCGAGCAAACTGCTGACGATGGAGCAGATTGGCATCCCGCCCAGCGCGCGGGAGCTGCTCTGGAAACCTCGCGGACTGATCCTGGTGACCGGGCCCACCGGCTCGGGCAAGACCACCACGCTGGCCTCGATGATCAACATCATCAACGAGGAGCGGGAGGAGGCCCACATCATCACCGTCGAGGATCCGATCGAGTACTACCACAAGCACAAGAAGGCGGTGGTCACCCAGCGCGAGGTGAACGTGGACGTGCCGAACTTCGCCGAGGCGCTGCGGCGTGCGCTGCGGCAGGACCCCGATGTCATCCTCGTCGGGGAGCTCCGGGATCTGGAGACCATGGAGGCGGCCATCACCGCTGCCGAAACGGGCCACCTGGTCTTCGGCACCCTGCACACGACCGGCGCTGCCAAGACCATTGACCGCATCACCAACGCCTTCCCAACCAACCAGCAGGAGATGATCCGCATCCAGCTCTCCACGGTGCTGCAGGCGGTCATCTCCCAGCTGCTGCTGCCCCGCGTGGACAAGCCGGGACGCGTCGCGATTTTCGAGATCATGGTCAACACGCCCTCGATTGGCGCGTTGATCCGCGACAACAAGACCTTCCGCATCCAGTCCGACATCCAGACGGGAGCCAAGTTTGGCATGGTGACCCTCGACAGCTTCCTGATCGAGAAGTTCGAGGCGGGGATGATCGCCGAGGAGGAGGTCATCACCAAGGCGCAGGATCCGGCAACGATCCTTCAGAAGCTCCAGGAGCTCAAGGCGGCCAAGGCCGCTGCGGCCGCGACTGAGAACCGCCGTTGA